A single window of Candidatus Saccharibacteria bacterium DNA harbors:
- a CDS encoding DUF2130 domain-containing protein, whose product MTNEIICPHCKKAFKIDQAGYADIVRQVRNHQFEEELAKHLDTAKREKEDAIKLAEQAVRIQLEADLARKESELVELKMQDQALISNVRAEKDAEITKLLAKLQTIEVEKKLELTEALAILEKQRDKLSSELIAKDHEKQLLASTLSQKYQAELKTKDDIIRLKDEEIELRKDMKARLSTKMLGETLEQHCEMEFEKLRATGFQNASFGKDNDASEGSKGDYIYREFDQDGNEVISIMFEMKNEADQTATKKKNDDFLTKLDQNRIKKGCEYAVLVSLLEPDSELYNTGIIDVSHLFPKMYVIRPQFFIPIITLLRNAAQRTMGYKAELAQVRAQNIDISNFEENLEIAKQAFARNYDLGKRKFQTAIEGIDKTIRQLEKTKEALLSSENNYRLANNKLQDTTIKRLTRGNPTMEEQFTRARE is encoded by the coding sequence ATGACAAATGAAATAATCTGCCCACATTGCAAGAAAGCTTTCAAGATTGATCAGGCTGGGTATGCTGATATTGTCAGGCAAGTTCGAAACCATCAGTTTGAAGAAGAATTAGCCAAACATCTAGATACTGCAAAGAGGGAAAAAGAAGATGCAATCAAGCTAGCTGAACAAGCGGTCAGGATACAGCTGGAAGCTGATTTGGCAAGAAAAGAATCTGAACTCGTAGAATTGAAAATGCAAGATCAAGCATTGATCAGTAATGTTCGAGCAGAAAAAGATGCCGAGATAACCAAACTTTTAGCCAAACTTCAGACCATTGAGGTGGAGAAAAAATTGGAGCTCACTGAAGCTTTAGCTATTCTTGAAAAACAAAGAGATAAGCTCTCAAGTGAATTAATAGCAAAAGACCATGAAAAGCAATTGCTAGCTTCAACTTTGAGTCAAAAATACCAAGCAGAGCTCAAGACCAAAGATGATATCATCAGACTCAAAGACGAAGAGATTGAATTGCGCAAAGATATGAAGGCCAGGCTTTCAACCAAGATGCTTGGTGAAACATTGGAGCAACATTGTGAAATGGAATTCGAGAAGCTACGGGCAACAGGTTTTCAGAATGCAAGCTTTGGTAAGGACAATGATGCCTCAGAGGGTAGTAAAGGGGACTACATTTATCGAGAATTTGATCAAGATGGTAATGAAGTTATTTCGATTATGTTTGAGATGAAAAACGAGGCTGATCAGACTGCTACTAAGAAAAAGAATGATGATTTTTTGACCAAGCTTGATCAAAATCGAATCAAAAAAGGCTGTGAATATGCAGTCCTAGTCTCGCTTTTGGAGCCAGATAGTGAGCTTTACAATACGGGGATTATCGATGTTTCGCATCTATTTCCCAAGATGTATGTGATTCGTCCTCAGTTTTTTATCCCTATTATTACCCTATTACGCAATGCGGCACAGAGGACTATGGGATACAAGGCCGAGTTGGCCCAAGTCAGGGCTCAAAATATTGATATATCAAATTTTGAGGAAAATCTAGAGATTGCCAAGCAGGCTTTTGCCCGGAATTATGATCTAGGAAAGAGGAAATTTCAGACAGCAATTGAAGGTATCGATAAGACAATTAGACAGCTCGAAAAGACCAAAGAAGCTCTGCTCTCCTCCGAGAACAATTATCGGCTAGCCAATAATAAGCTTCAGGATACCACGATCAAGCGTCTGACCAGGGGTAACCCGACGATGGAGGAGCAGTTTACCCGAGCTAGGGAGTAG
- a CDS encoding VOC family protein, producing the protein MSVKLTSYINLNGNATQALKFYQDIFGGTIQSDTFQEFNQRSNNAMPVPDQDKDKIMHATLTGEYIELMLSDVPSTWTDQSNQSNIVLALNGDDHQLIQEYWEKLAQGGTIDQPLEQAPWGDYFGSLVDQFGVRWMVDIYKAN; encoded by the coding sequence ATGAGTGTAAAGCTAACCAGCTATATCAATCTAAATGGTAATGCTACCCAAGCACTGAAGTTCTATCAGGATATCTTTGGTGGAACTATTCAAAGTGATACTTTTCAAGAATTCAACCAACGGTCAAATAATGCGATGCCCGTACCAGACCAGGACAAAGACAAAATTATGCATGCCACTCTGACAGGAGAATATATCGAGCTAATGCTATCTGACGTCCCTAGTACATGGACAGATCAAAGCAATCAGTCCAATATTGTCCTCGCACTCAATGGCGATGATCATCAATTGATCCAAGAGTATTGGGAAAAGCTTGCTCAGGGAGGCACTATTGATCAACCCCTAGAACAAGCCCCTTGGGGTGACTATTTTGGCTCATTGGTAGATCAATTTGGCGTACGCTGGATGGTGGATATCTATAAAGCAAATTAA
- a CDS encoding DUF2200 domain-containing protein — MQNNRIYTMTFASVYPLYLAKIERKGRSKQELDQVIVWLTGYSLAELKEQIDLAITFEKFFADAPALNPRRKLITGLICGIRVEEIEEPLMREIRYMDKLVDELAKGKVLSKILR; from the coding sequence ATGCAAAATAATCGAATCTATACTATGACCTTTGCTAGTGTCTATCCATTATATTTGGCCAAGATCGAGAGAAAGGGAAGGAGTAAACAAGAGCTCGATCAAGTGATTGTTTGGCTAACTGGTTATAGCTTGGCAGAATTGAAGGAACAAATTGATCTAGCAATAACATTTGAAAAATTTTTTGCTGATGCTCCAGCACTAAATCCTAGACGAAAATTAATCACAGGATTGATTTGTGGTATTCGGGTAGAAGAGATTGAGGAGCCTTTGATGCGAGAGATTCGTTATATGGATAAACTGGTTGATGAATTAGCTAAGGGCAAGGTGCTTAGCAAGATCTTGAGGTGA